A genomic window from Rhizobiaceae bacterium includes:
- a CDS encoding PAS domain S-box protein produces the protein MVEVAGISSDDASKGQAGTARDRRWFEQILHSLPAAIYTTDASGKITFYNAAAVAMWGVRPEVGRSEYCGSWKLYWPDGRPLPHDECPMAIALKEKRAIHGQEAAAERPDGTRVPFLAYPTPLFDEAGALTGAVNMLVDISGRKLAEIASQRLAAIVASSDDAILSKDINGIITSWNGGAQRLFGYVEEEVVGKPVTILIPCDRQDEEPEILGRIRRGERIEHYETIRQRKDGTFVDISLSVSPILGADGKVVGASKIARDISDRRRAEEQKDLLLGEMNHRVKNLFALAGGLLNLAARDASSVPELVTRLQEKFHALARAHSLTLSTAVERDPHGIVTLHALILEVLKPYLDGEKSESRIVVSGADVPLGQKAVTNIALLFHEFATNALKYGALATSSGQVRAECSLKANDVCIVWYEVGVTPALADVGHEGFGSRLTRAAVSALGGSFSRHITDTGLEIRINLSRTKIAE, from the coding sequence ATGGTAGAGGTAGCGGGCATCTCGAGCGACGATGCGTCCAAAGGGCAGGCGGGGACAGCGCGCGACAGGAGATGGTTCGAGCAGATCCTTCACTCTTTGCCGGCCGCAATTTATACGACAGATGCTTCGGGGAAAATCACGTTCTACAACGCCGCCGCTGTTGCGATGTGGGGTGTACGCCCCGAGGTTGGCCGGAGCGAATACTGCGGCTCTTGGAAGCTCTATTGGCCCGATGGCCGACCGCTGCCACATGATGAATGCCCGATGGCTATCGCTCTTAAGGAAAAAAGGGCAATCCATGGTCAGGAAGCGGCGGCAGAGCGACCCGACGGTACGCGCGTCCCCTTCCTCGCCTATCCCACGCCATTGTTTGACGAAGCGGGCGCATTAACCGGCGCTGTGAACATGCTGGTTGACATCAGTGGACGAAAATTGGCCGAGATCGCCAGCCAGCGCTTGGCCGCAATCGTCGCATCCTCGGATGACGCGATCCTTTCCAAGGACATCAATGGCATAATCACAAGCTGGAACGGCGGGGCGCAGCGTCTCTTCGGCTATGTTGAAGAGGAGGTCGTTGGCAAGCCGGTCACCATTCTCATCCCGTGCGACCGGCAGGACGAAGAGCCTGAGATTCTTGGCCGCATTCGACGTGGCGAGCGCATCGAGCACTACGAGACAATTCGGCAGAGAAAGGACGGGACCTTTGTGGATATCTCACTTTCCGTTTCCCCAATCCTGGGCGCCGACGGAAAGGTGGTTGGCGCCTCGAAAATTGCACGCGACATTTCGGATCGTCGGCGTGCCGAAGAGCAAAAGGATTTGCTGCTCGGCGAGATGAACCATCGCGTCAAGAACCTGTTCGCGTTGGCTGGTGGCCTACTCAACCTAGCCGCGCGTGACGCCAGTTCGGTTCCGGAACTGGTGACGAGGCTTCAGGAAAAATTCCACGCACTTGCCAGAGCGCATTCGTTAACATTGTCGACGGCGGTCGAACGCGACCCCCATGGGATTGTGACGCTACACGCACTCATCCTCGAGGTGTTGAAACCCTACCTGGACGGCGAAAAATCCGAGAGCCGGATCGTCGTCAGCGGAGCTGACGTACCACTTGGACAGAAGGCGGTCACCAACATCGCCCTGCTTTTCCACGAATTCGCAACGAACGCGCTCAAATACGGCGCTCTGGCGACATCCTCTGGTCAAGTAAGGGCCGAATGCTCTCTCAAGGCGAACGATGTTTGCATAGTTTGGTACGAGGTCGGCGTTACGCCGGCCCTAGCCGACGTGGGGCATGAAGGGTTCGGCAGCCGCTTGACCCGAGCAGCCGTCAGCGCCCTCGGGGGCAGTTTTTCGCGCCATATTACGGATACTGGCCTCGAAATTCGGATAAATTTGTCCCGGACAAAAATAGCTGAGTGA
- a CDS encoding ferritin-like domain-containing protein, giving the protein MAKEKTLEDLFHDTLKDIYYAERKILKALPKMARAASSPELKAAFEKHKDETEGHVERLQQVFELMGKRPQGKTCPAIEGILEEGDEIAEEFKGTPALDAGLISAAQAVEHYEITRYGTLKRWAEVLGMNDAAALLEQTLGEESMTDEALTGLADASANEMAKAA; this is encoded by the coding sequence ATGGCAAAAGAAAAGACGCTAGAAGATCTCTTCCACGATACATTGAAAGACATTTATTACGCGGAAAGGAAGATCCTCAAGGCTCTTCCCAAAATGGCGCGAGCCGCTTCCTCACCGGAGCTCAAGGCGGCCTTCGAAAAGCATAAGGACGAGACCGAAGGTCATGTCGAGCGCCTGCAGCAGGTGTTTGAACTGATGGGCAAGCGCCCCCAGGGCAAGACCTGCCCGGCGATCGAAGGAATCCTCGAAGAGGGCGACGAAATCGCCGAAGAGTTCAAGGGCACGCCTGCCCTCGACGCCGGGCTGATTTCCGCCGCCCAGGCGGTCGAGCACTACGAGATCACACGCTACGGCACGTTGAAGCGCTGGGCGGAAGTGCTCGGCATGAACGACGCCGCCGCGCTGCTGGAGCAGACGCTCGGCGAGGAGTCCATGACGGACGAGGCGCTGACTGGTTTGGCGGATGCATCCGCAAACGAGATGGCAAAGGCCGCCTGA
- a CDS encoding PHB depolymerase family esterase — translation MRKVSDTIARLAKLRGLQNTHPTSFAPADRLSSLRNFGSNPGALQARYYLPADLSDAAPLVVVLHGCTQSAAGYDHHSGWSQLADEAGFALLYPEQQRANNPNLCFNWFLPADTARDRGEVLSIRQMIETMLVTHGLDRKRVFVTGLSAGGAMAAAMLATYPDVFAGGGIIAGLPFGCATTVPEAFDRMRGHGGPSEQELQRLVRKASKHNGQWPRISIWQGSGDHTVASANAESIAAQWRAVHKLDKAPTYSTSERGRSRHIWADGAGEAKIEINMIAGMGHGTPVGNGLGTAGPYMLDVGISSTREMARFWGLGHADETRGSVRARPALPTIDVSSSDSLRGAGEGQTAETARSDGELSQGGAVKKVIEDALRAAGLMR, via the coding sequence TTGCGAAAAGTCTCGGATACGATCGCGCGCCTAGCAAAACTGCGCGGACTACAGAATACACATCCCACCTCTTTCGCACCCGCCGATCGCCTCTCAAGCCTCCGAAATTTCGGATCCAATCCCGGCGCCTTGCAGGCACGATACTACCTGCCCGCTGATCTCTCGGACGCCGCGCCGCTCGTCGTCGTACTCCACGGTTGCACCCAAAGTGCCGCCGGCTACGACCATCACTCGGGATGGTCCCAACTCGCTGACGAGGCCGGTTTCGCGCTTCTCTACCCCGAGCAGCAACGCGCCAACAATCCGAACCTCTGCTTCAACTGGTTCCTGCCGGCAGACACTGCGCGCGATCGCGGCGAGGTCCTTTCGATCCGGCAGATGATCGAAACAATGCTTGTCACCCACGGCCTAGATCGAAAGCGGGTCTTCGTCACGGGCCTTTCGGCCGGCGGCGCCATGGCCGCGGCGATGCTTGCTACCTATCCGGACGTGTTTGCGGGTGGCGGCATCATTGCCGGCCTGCCCTTCGGTTGCGCGACAACCGTTCCCGAAGCTTTCGATCGGATGCGCGGCCATGGCGGTCCCTCCGAGCAAGAACTGCAGCGGCTTGTGCGAAAAGCTTCCAAGCACAATGGGCAATGGCCCAGGATTTCGATCTGGCAGGGCTCCGGCGACCACACTGTGGCCTCCGCCAACGCGGAGTCCATCGCCGCGCAGTGGCGCGCCGTGCATAAACTCGACAAGGCGCCGACCTATTCCACGAGCGAGCGCGGGCGAAGCCGCCACATCTGGGCTGACGGAGCGGGCGAAGCGAAGATCGAGATCAATATGATTGCAGGGATGGGTCACGGTACGCCCGTCGGCAACGGCCTCGGCACGGCTGGACCTTACATGCTCGATGTCGGCATCTCTTCTACGCGGGAGATGGCACGGTTTTGGGGGCTCGGCCATGCCGATGAGACGAGAGGGTCAGTAAGGGCCAGGCCCGCTCTGCCAACCATCGACGTCTCGTCTTCGGACAGCCTCCGTGGAGCCGGCGAAGGCCAGACCGCGGAAACGGCGCGAAGTGACGGTGAATTGTCACAGGGTGGAGCGGTAAAGAAGGTTATTGAGGACGCTCTGCGCGCCGCAGGCCTGATGCGGTAG
- a CDS encoding KTSC domain-containing protein — MPSTSIRKSEYDSESKVLSVWFVASGKRYDYEGVPAEVYAAFRSAFVKGRFFNEHIRDHFRHLLVSDD, encoded by the coding sequence ATGCCTTCGACCTCGATCCGCAAGAGCGAATACGATTCAGAAAGCAAGGTTCTTTCCGTTTGGTTCGTTGCAAGCGGCAAACGCTATGACTACGAGGGTGTTCCTGCGGAAGTCTACGCCGCCTTCCGAAGCGCCTTCGTGAAAGGCCGCTTTTTCAATGAGCACATTCGGGACCATTTCCGCCACCTTCTGGTCTCGGACGATTAG